One window of Myxococcus xanthus genomic DNA carries:
- a CDS encoding imm11 family protein, with product MMAKKYFQLADNVSIPGRWELGHPGDARGHEVDDPWMFREGHPVEVSQRFTVPIEEPGKALDFSLAGFSTPVVSASVANIFLEMAPKDVQLLPVDIHGPLDPYFILVATRLIRCIDDAASEEVLHWRPEDGRPEKVGQYRDVYGMRVDLAQVGNAQVFRTWGWSIALIVSEDIKQALERAKATGVKFTPV from the coding sequence ATGATGGCCAAGAAGTATTTCCAGCTCGCCGACAACGTTTCCATTCCGGGCCGTTGGGAGTTGGGCCACCCGGGAGATGCGCGAGGTCACGAAGTAGACGACCCTTGGATGTTCCGGGAGGGCCATCCAGTGGAGGTGAGCCAGCGATTCACGGTTCCTATCGAGGAGCCGGGCAAGGCCCTCGATTTTTCTCTCGCGGGCTTCAGCACTCCCGTGGTCAGCGCCAGCGTGGCCAACATCTTCCTGGAGATGGCTCCCAAGGACGTGCAGCTCCTCCCCGTGGACATCCATGGCCCCCTGGACCCGTACTTCATCCTGGTGGCCACGAGGCTCATTCGCTGCATTGACGACGCAGCATCGGAAGAGGTGCTCCACTGGCGCCCGGAGGATGGGCGGCCCGAGAAGGTGGGGCAGTACCGGGATGTCTACGGCATGCGCGTCGACCTCGCCCAGGTGGGCAACGCCCAGGTGTTCCGCACCTGGGGCTGGTCCATCGCCCTCATCGTCTCCGAGGACATCAAGCAGGCTTTGGAGCGTGCGAAGGCGACCGGCGTGAAGTTCACACCGGTGTAG